ATAACTGACTCCTTGGTGCCATCCCCAAGTCGGGTCACGATGACATCCCCCTCTTTCATCTTGGAAATACTTTTGATGATCTTACCGTCTTTGTCCGTGGTTACAGAAAACCCGCGGGCAAAGGCACTCTCTGGCCCAAGTGTCCTGAGGAGGTCCGCCTTTCTTTGCAGCTTATCAGACATGCGCTGTAGGGTAGATTGCAGTACATTCTCCAGAGCTGACTTTTTGCTCTGTAGATATTCCTCACGGCGTTCGATTACTCTCTCGGGATGCACATTGGCATGCCTGAGCCTCACCTCGCGGACACGTAATTCCTGCTCACTCACTTGATCCTCCACGGCGAGTTCCAAATCTCTGCCCAGCTGAGCCACACGCTGCATGGGCTCCAGTAAGAGTCTATCTACTGAACGAGACAAGGCCCCGCGACGCATAGAAGCGATGGTCGTATCAAAATGTCTGATCTCACTTTCAACCCTACGGTTCATCAGCGTAGATAAGTTACTCAGTCTATCCCTGAGTTCGTCACCATCGGGAACCACAATTTCTGCAGCAGCACTTGGTGTTGGCGCGCGCATATCCGCTAAAAAATCAGCAATCGTAAAATCAATCTCATGTCCCACCGCGCTGACAATCGGCAAACTACAAGCAGCAATGGCACGAGCTACGACCTCTTCATTGAAATTCCACAGGTCCTCAAGCGATCCGCCACCACGCCCCACAATGAGCACATCCACCTGAGGCAAACCGTTTTCCTCCCATTCGCTCCATTCATCAATCGCCTTGGCAATCCCCATCTCGGCCCCTTTACCCTGCACCTGGACTGGATAAAGGACAGGTTGAACCCACGGCGCTCTACGCTCTAACACATGCAGCATATCCTGCAGTGCTGCTCCTGTACCAGAAGTAATGAGCCCTACTCTCATGGGGAAAGGTGGCAGAGACTTCTTCTTATCCTGATCAAACAGTCCCTCGGCATCAAGCTTGCGCTTCAAGGCTTCGAACTTTGCCTGCAGTTCCCCCTCGCCTGCATTTTCCACAGAGCGCACAATCAACTGTACGCTGCCCCTGGCTTCGTAGACCGACACCTCACCAAACAACTTCACCTGCATGCCGTTTTCTGGCTGAACTTTGGACTTCACGGCATTGCCTCGGAACATCACACAGCTCATCTGGGCATTTTCATCCTTCAGAGTGAAGTAGATGTGGCCGCTCGCCTGTCTGCGTAAGTTTGAGACTTCACCTTCCACCCATACCTCACCAAGCTCGATCTCCAGAAGATTACGCATCTTCCGAACGAGCCTGGTCACTGTCAAAGTCTTCTCATCAGCCATTGACTGAGTCTGTAGCCACCTCGTCAGAAGCTCAATTTCAATTATCCAGAATCTTTACGTCGGAGAACATGCCTCCCATAGTCACCTTCATCATGCGCATGAAATCCTGCATATAGGCCTGATGAGAGCTCTCACGGCGAATTGCCGCGTAGAGTTCACTTAGTAATCCGTTCTTGGTGATCTTGCGTTCACAGATATAACCCTCGTCCAGATACTTGGCCACTGCCCAGCGTGGTAGGACAGATACCCCTCGTTTGCTGGCCACTAACTGCAGAATTGCGACGGTCAGTTCAGTACGTCTGGTGTCTCTTGGCTGTACACCTCCTGGGCGCAGTACCTTACGGTAAACATCCATACGTTCCTCCGGAATAGGATAGGTTATCAAGGTCTCCATCTCAAAATCACGCGCCGTCAGATACTCCTTTTTCGCCAAGGGATGATCGTTAGCCAGCAAGCAAGGCATTTCAAACTGGAACAAGGGATAAAAGTCGGTCTCCTTGCGGCGGGACTTCTGTGAAATGATTACCAAATCCGCCCTCCCCTCATCGAGCAGACCGCCCGGATCAGCATGGAATCCTGAGATCAGATCCATCTCCACCTCGGGCCACGCCCTGCGAAACATATCCATGGCCGGCATAAGCCAGTCGAAACATGAATGACATTCCACCGCGATGCGTAATTGTCCGGCCACACCTTGCTGAATCTTGCTCAAGTCCCGTTCGGCATCTGTCACGAGTCTTCTGACGTCGTAAGACAGTCCTAACAAGCGCTCTCCTAATCGCGTCCATTGGATCGGTGAGGTTTTACGGATGAATAGTTCTCCCCCATACTCCTCTTCCAGAGCTTTTACCTGATGCGACAAAGCACTCTGGCTGAGACACAAGCGCTCTGACGCCCGAGTCACACTTCCCGTTTCCGCAATAGCCATGAGGGTATCAAAATGACGAATCTCCAAGATGCTCATGAATGCAAGCTATCCAGCCCCATCATTATTTCAACTAATAATGTCACCGCATAACTTTCATTATACTCATGTTGATCCATCCCCCATCATCATGGCCGTTATGAAATCACTCACCACACATATCGGCGGTTACCCAAGGATCGGTGCCCAGCGAGAACTCAAATGGGCATTGGAGAAATACTGGTCCTCCAAGATTACCCGCGATGAACTTGAGCAAACAGCTTCCGAGCTACGTCAACGTCACTGGCAGGAGCAGCAAGGTGCCGGACTAAGCTTCGTCACCACCAATGACTTTTCCTTCTATGACCAGGTGCTAGATACAGCTTGCGTCTTTGGAATCGTGCCTGAAAGATTCGGCCTCTCAAATACCGCGGTCTCACTAGACGACTACTTCAGTTTAGCTAGAGGCAACAAAGACCATGCCGCACTTGCTCTCACAAAATGGTTCAATACCAATTACCACTACCTGGTACCAGAGATCTCTGAAAAAATAGACTTCACGCTCAATCCGGATCACATCCTGATTCCAATAAGAGAGGCGATCGAACTAGGCCACAATCCCAAGCCAGTTCTCATTGGACCAGTCACACTACTGAGCCTATCCAGACCAGCCCGTGGAAGCCAGATCAACCCGTTGAGCCGACTACCGGAGCTGTTGCCTCACTATGCAAAATTGCTCCAAGAGATCAAAGCTGAGGGTGTGGAATGGATTCAAATCGATGAACCAATTCTCAGCTGTGACCTCTCACCAGAGCAACACAAGGCTCTAGCTTCTGCTTACGACTATCTGAGCAACACGGGGACACGTCCAAACATTCTCCTCGCTAGCTATTACGGCAAAATCGCGAACAACCTGAACCGCACTCTCACTTTACCAGTGGAGGGATTCCACATTGATGCGGTATCAGCCCCAGAGGATATTTGCACTGCTGCCCGCTATCTGCCTGAAGGCAAGGTTCTCTCTATCGGAATCGTGGATGCACAGAACATCTGGATCAATGATCTCAATCAGAGCCGAGCTACGATAGAACAAGTAGCCTCACGCGTGCCCAAAGAACTAATCTGGATTGGAACCTCATGCTCGCTACAGCATGTTCCCCATCAGCTTGATTCTGAGAACCATCTTGATGCTAACATCCTCAATTGGCTGGCCTTCGCAAAAGAGAAACTCAATGAAGTATCCCTACTTTCACGGCTTTTCAATGATGATCATGAGGAATCAAGGTTTGCTCACAATGCAACGCTCATCGAGAGCAGAAAGACAGCGGCCGGCTCCTATGTAGATTCAGTCCGTCAGCGAGTGTCCACAGAACTGCCAAAAATCACTCTAAAGCGTACTGCCTTCGAGACACGTCAGAAGTCACAGCGCGAACAGCTTAAGCTCCCCTTACTCCCCACCACCACGATTGGCTCCTTCCCGCAGACTTCTGAAATCCGCCAAGCGCGAGCTAAGTTCCGAAAAGGTGGATTATCACACGCTCAGTATCAAAGCTTCCTCCAACAAAAGACCAAGGAATGTATCGAACATCAAGAAAAGCTCGGGCTGGATGTCCTCGTCCATGGCGAATTTGAGCGTAATGATATGGTCGAGTACTTTGCGGAAGGTTTGGAGGGCTTTGCGGTCACTGAGTTTGGCTGGGTACAATCCTATGGATCACGCTGCACCAAGCCACCTATTATCTGGGGTGATGTTCATCGCCCCAAAGCAATTACCTTGGATTGGATCAGATATGCGCAATCCCTGACCAACAAGCCAGTCAAAGGCATGTTGACGGGCACCACAACGATCCTGCAATGGTCTTTCATCCGCACGGATATACCTCGCATTGAAGTGTCTCAGCAGATTGCACTCGCACTCAGGGATGAAGTTCTTGATCTGGAAGCCTCTGGTACTAAGATCATCCAACTTGATGAAGCCGCCCTCCGTGAAGGACTTCCGCTCAGGAAAGACGAACAAGCAGCCTACTTGGAGGAATCATGCCATTCATTCCTGATTTCAACATCGGGAGTGGAAGACTCGACACAGATCCACACGCATATGTGTTACTCGCAGTTTGATGCGATTTTTGACACCATCATCGATCTTGATGCGGATGTCATCTCCATCGAAACGACGAGGAACCGCATGGCTCTACTCGACGTCTTCCAACAGAAAAACTATCCGAACGAGATTGGTCCAGGAG
Above is a genomic segment from Rubritalea squalenifaciens DSM 18772 containing:
- the xseA gene encoding exodeoxyribonuclease VII large subunit — encoded protein: MADEKTLTVTRLVRKMRNLLEIELGEVWVEGEVSNLRRQASGHIYFTLKDENAQMSCVMFRGNAVKSKVQPENGMQVKLFGEVSVYEARGSVQLIVRSVENAGEGELQAKFEALKRKLDAEGLFDQDKKKSLPPFPMRVGLITSGTGAALQDMLHVLERRAPWVQPVLYPVQVQGKGAEMGIAKAIDEWSEWEENGLPQVDVLIVGRGGGSLEDLWNFNEEVVARAIAACSLPIVSAVGHEIDFTIADFLADMRAPTPSAAAEIVVPDGDELRDRLSNLSTLMNRRVESEIRHFDTTIASMRRGALSRSVDRLLLEPMQRVAQLGRDLELAVEDQVSEQELRVREVRLRHANVHPERVIERREEYLQSKKSALENVLQSTLQRMSDKLQRKADLLRTLGPESAFARGFSVTTDKDGKIIKSISKMKEGDVIVTRLGDGTKESVIKE
- a CDS encoding LysR family transcriptional regulator is translated as MSILEIRHFDTLMAIAETGSVTRASERLCLSQSALSHQVKALEEEYGGELFIRKTSPIQWTRLGERLLGLSYDVRRLVTDAERDLSKIQQGVAGQLRIAVECHSCFDWLMPAMDMFRRAWPEVEMDLISGFHADPGGLLDEGRADLVIISQKSRRKETDFYPLFQFEMPCLLANDHPLAKKEYLTARDFEMETLITYPIPEERMDVYRKVLRPGGVQPRDTRRTELTVAILQLVASKRGVSVLPRWAVAKYLDEGYICERKITKNGLLSELYAAIRRESSHQAYMQDFMRMMKVTMGGMFSDVKILDN
- the metE gene encoding 5-methyltetrahydropteroyltriglutamate--homocysteine S-methyltransferase; its protein translation is MKSLTTHIGGYPRIGAQRELKWALEKYWSSKITRDELEQTASELRQRHWQEQQGAGLSFVTTNDFSFYDQVLDTACVFGIVPERFGLSNTAVSLDDYFSLARGNKDHAALALTKWFNTNYHYLVPEISEKIDFTLNPDHILIPIREAIELGHNPKPVLIGPVTLLSLSRPARGSQINPLSRLPELLPHYAKLLQEIKAEGVEWIQIDEPILSCDLSPEQHKALASAYDYLSNTGTRPNILLASYYGKIANNLNRTLTLPVEGFHIDAVSAPEDICTAARYLPEGKVLSIGIVDAQNIWINDLNQSRATIEQVASRVPKELIWIGTSCSLQHVPHQLDSENHLDANILNWLAFAKEKLNEVSLLSRLFNDDHEESRFAHNATLIESRKTAAGSYVDSVRQRVSTELPKITLKRTAFETRQKSQREQLKLPLLPTTTIGSFPQTSEIRQARAKFRKGGLSHAQYQSFLQQKTKECIEHQEKLGLDVLVHGEFERNDMVEYFAEGLEGFAVTEFGWVQSYGSRCTKPPIIWGDVHRPKAITLDWIRYAQSLTNKPVKGMLTGTTTILQWSFIRTDIPRIEVSQQIALALRDEVLDLEASGTKIIQLDEAALREGLPLRKDEQAAYLEESCHSFLISTSGVEDSTQIHTHMCYSQFDAIFDTIIDLDADVISIETTRNRMALLDVFQQKNYPNEIGPGVWDIHSPRVPSVEEISDLIQRALQHIPAERLWINPDCGLKTRAWPETIASLKHLVQATLSARANLSEKFVSH